TAAATCTATAGcatattggatattgctggccgagaaaaattactgtctagcgtattggatattgctggtcgaaaaaatttattcttgaaCTTTTTTATGATTGTCTTATAGTAGCTGATTATttgtccacgtgtacaaataaTTGGCTAGGAATAGTGGTATGATATTACTTTAAGAAGagatgttgtcattttaacgcaccccacCATTTATATTCAGAAGCATTTCGTTTTCCTATTTTGGGGGTTATTTATGctattaagaaataacaatccCCATGTGATTTCTCTATCCTAAAAGTTAAATGCACTTTAGTTTGGTTTTGCCATCAATCCCCATGTGTTTTGGTCTTATCAATCATACTACTACAACAATTGGAGTGACCGAATAATTCCAAATCCTCCTCATTCCACATGTTATTTTTCGCTGGATATTAATGTTCATCTATTTTAGTGGGTAGAATGTGCTACAAATTTCAAgcttcatttaattatttttgttaagcTTCAAAATTGACTGTAGAAATACTAGCAAACTGGTTGAAGTCTTTGGACACAACCAATATTTAATGATGGTGGTGATGATATTAAATGTTTAGAAAACaagcatataaatataatattagaaGTGTTAATATATGACAATGTAAACTTATGTAAGTTAAGTCATTTTTGTAAAGATAatggatataaaaatataacttgTCAATAGAGATTTGTAAAGTGCGAATGCCTATTTGGGAAAAAATTTCGATTTCATCAAGAAAGTACATGAAGAAAGATGAgaacaaaatacacacattacAGAATAGAGGAAAAACAGCAACTGTTTTACCCTCAAACCTCATTGAGATAACTACATTCAATGTGGTGGTACTTGTaacccaaaaattaaaacaatctaagaatccacaaaaatagaaaagaaaaaagaaaaacaaattccTATTCTCTAACCTTCTTTCACAGATTTAGTACTTCTTGATTTCTTTAAATCCCAAGGAGGCAGACAGCCTTTATAGTGTGATTGTAAGACCAACGATGATATCGATACATCTTTCTCCTTTTGGTGCATAGAAATAGAAGAGAAGCAGCTGAAAGAGCTTCTCAGACTCTTCTTCTCACTCTCTGAATCTTGACAGTTTGTATCATGTGGTCCCTTGCTCGTTTTTAGAGCCTCCGGGAGTATGCAGTTGCAGTATGAGCCTATAAAAAAACCTCTTAGAAGGAAGTTCCAATAAATCAGCATGAAGTTTTCTATGACTGACAATTAACCACATTTATTCAGATAAAATGCATTTTTGGACTCCTCTAAAAGTTAGTTATGATGCATCAAAATGAGATTAATAATGATCAGGGGCAAGATATATGGAGATAAGATACCTATCCTTGCCAGACGATTCACCCATTTTGGTATCCGTTTTCCAGTCAGCTTGTAGCATATATCCTCACAGAAATGGTTGCAGTTTTTGACAACCAAGTGATATGTATCACCACAGTAGTTTGTGGCCTGCTTCTCCATGAAATCTCTAACTTGGTGAGGATTCAAATGTGTCGTGCCAATAAAAATTGACCTGCGAAACCTGAATCCAGGGCATTGCCGGGGCTCAACTTCAAATACACCACTAGTAGGAAAGTCGTGGGCTCCAAAAGCATATTCAATGTCATACACTGCAAAAACATAATTCCAATGCACTCAGTGAATGAACGTCAAGTATCAAACGAGGAGATAACAACGAAAGTATATAGGAAGAAAGGCAATACAAATCAAAAAGACattataaagtaagagaatcTCTCTACCTTCAACCCCAGAGTGAAAGACACCAAGTCCAGCCCAGTAAACATAGCCGTTGACAGGTGTTAAATCATAAACATTGAGGTAAACAGGAGTGTTTCCTTGGCTAAAGCTAGCTGATTTAACCTTAGGAAACACGCAGAACCTTGTCGTTGATTCTCCCTGCGTCTGCAGAGGCACAATTGATCTCCAActacttttgaattttgatttcatgTTCAAGGGTGAAACCAGGAATGGCTTAATACCCAGTTTCAGcctgtaatattattttagatgTCAATAACTCAGCATCAGATTTATTTCTCTCAAATGTACATACACAAATGTGAACATCCAGTACGTGGAAGTTGGTAGGAACAGATCCCgagtaattaagaaaatatgaattcaAGATTATCCAACTTTGATTACAAAATACTACATCTTATGAAAGCATCGCCTACTTCAATTCAAGGTTGGACATAATATCCTGTTTACTTATGCAGTTTTAACACCATTCGCATATGAGTGTGTTAGGAGTTCATGCTTCGGGAATGTAAAGAACATTATATAACCCTGATTGGAAGGTTCAAGAAACCAAggtattcaaaataaaaaatgaactcCAACATTTTTCACATGAAAAGAAAGCCAGTACTCTTAATTGATCGAATTATATTTGCCTATGAAATTCTGTGTCATTTCACGTGAATGAAATCGACCTTGTGACTGAACGATGAATTCAGAAGGCAGACCTTCAACTGAAAACATTCAAATGTATCATTCCCCCAAGTGCAGTATAGATCTCAACTATCAGTAACTTCATTAAAGAAAGTATCCTTTGCTGGAACTATTAACAACTGCTGCCTTTTGTCTTTTAGAAGTTCTCAAGAATTAGCTTTTAACTACAGGAGCATAGAAAATCTTATCATACAAGATTTggcttttttttccttttcttttacaaTCAAAAGGAAGATTAAAGAACCAATAATTGAGTGCAATCAACACTCATCAATTATCTTCAAACGTCCAAGATTGAAAACAACAGCCATTCTTAATAGAGGAGGCATACACAGTAGTAAATCATTGACTCGACTTTAGATGCATGGATATAGACAAAAGTTCTGAGGGCCATGGGCAATGTGTAAATGGGATTCCTATGAAGCGTGTAAGAATAGAGAAATTGACACC
The nucleotide sequence above comes from Salvia hispanica cultivar TCC Black 2014 chromosome 5, UniMelb_Shisp_WGS_1.0, whole genome shotgun sequence. Encoded proteins:
- the LOC125186569 gene encoding deSI-like protein At4g17486; the encoded protein is MKSKFKSSWRSIVPLQTQGESTTRFCVFPKVKSASFSQGNTPVYLNVYDLTPVNGYVYWAGLGVFHSGVEVYDIEYAFGAHDFPTSGVFEVEPRQCPGFRFRRSIFIGTTHLNPHQVRDFMEKQATNYCGDTYHLVVKNCNHFCEDICYKLTGKRIPKWVNRLARIGSYCNCILPEALKTSKGPHDTNCQDSESEKKSLRSSFSCFSSISMHQKEKDVSISSLVLQSHYKGCLPPWDLKKSRSTKSVKEG